The Pseudomonas azadiae genome contains a region encoding:
- the nadE gene encoding ammonia-dependent NAD(+) synthetase: MQAVQREIAQQLKVQAPFKDQAALEAEVARRVRFIQDCLRNSGLKALVLGISGGVDSLTAGLLAQRAMQELRASTGDEAYRFIAVRLPYETQFDELDAQASVDFIEPDERHTVNIGPAVKALANEVAAFEGKAAVSRDFVLGNTKARMRMVAQYTIAGAAGGLVIGTDHAAEAVMGFFTKFGDGACDLAPLSGLVKNQVRAIARHFGAPESLVEKVPTADLEDLSPGKPDEASHGVTYAEIDAFLHGEPVREEAFRIISETYRKTEHKRVMPFAP; this comes from the coding sequence ATGCAAGCCGTACAGCGTGAGATTGCGCAGCAGCTCAAGGTCCAGGCGCCCTTCAAAGACCAGGCCGCCCTTGAGGCCGAGGTTGCCCGGCGCGTGCGTTTTATTCAGGACTGCCTGCGAAATTCCGGGCTCAAAGCGTTGGTGCTGGGCATCAGCGGAGGCGTCGACTCCCTGACCGCAGGCCTGCTTGCCCAACGCGCGATGCAGGAACTGCGCGCCAGCACCGGCGATGAAGCCTACCGTTTTATCGCCGTGCGCCTGCCCTATGAAACCCAGTTCGATGAACTCGACGCCCAGGCGTCAGTGGACTTTATCGAGCCGGATGAGCGCCATACCGTGAACATCGGCCCGGCGGTGAAAGCCCTGGCCAATGAAGTGGCGGCGTTTGAAGGCAAGGCGGCGGTGTCCCGCGATTTCGTGCTGGGCAACACCAAGGCGCGCATGCGCATGGTGGCGCAGTACACCATCGCGGGCGCGGCCGGTGGCCTGGTGATCGGTACCGACCATGCGGCGGAAGCGGTGATGGGCTTTTTCACCAAGTTCGGTGATGGCGCGTGCGACCTGGCGCCGTTGAGTGGCTTGGTGAAAAACCAGGTGCGGGCGATTGCGCGGCACTTTGGCGCGCCGGAGTCGTTGGTGGAGAAAGTGCCGACGGCGGATCTGGAAGACCTGTCACCGGGCAAGCCGGACGAGGCGTCACATGGCGTGACCTATGCCGAAATCGATGCGTTCCTGCACGGCGAGCCGGTGCGGGAGGAAGCGTTCCGGATCATTAGCGAGACGTATCGCAAGACCGAGCACAAGCGGGTGATGCCGTTTGCGCCGTGA
- the pncB gene encoding nicotinate phosphoribosyltransferase → MSESVFADRIVQNLLDTDFYKLTMMQAVLHNYPNVEVEWEFRCRNSEDLRPYLAEIRYQIERLAELSLSPDQLGFLERISFMKPDFLRFLGLFRFNLRYVQTGIENGELFIRLRGPWLHVILFEVPMLAIVSEVRNRYRYQTVILEQAREQLYRKFDWLTANASSDELSELQVADFGTRRRFSYRVQEEVVSVLKHDFPGRFVGTSNVHLAREFDMKPLGTMAHEWIMAHQQLGPRLIDSQIAALDCWVREYRGLLGIALTDCITTDAFLGDFDLYFAKLFDGLRHDSGDPVQWAEKAIAHYHKLGIEPMSKTLVFSDSLTLPKALEIFRALRGRINVSFGIGTNLTCDIPGVEPMSIVLKMTACNGQPVAKISDEAGKTHCTDPNFVAYLRHVFKVPALSSKE, encoded by the coding sequence ATGAGCGAGAGTGTGTTTGCCGATCGCATCGTGCAGAACTTGCTCGACACCGACTTCTACAAGCTGACCATGATGCAGGCGGTGCTGCACAACTACCCCAACGTGGAAGTTGAATGGGAGTTCCGTTGCCGTAACAGCGAAGACCTGCGGCCCTACCTCGCGGAGATCCGCTACCAGATCGAACGCCTCGCCGAGCTGAGCCTGAGCCCGGACCAGTTGGGTTTCCTGGAGCGCATCAGCTTCATGAAGCCGGACTTTTTGCGCTTCCTCGGGCTGTTCCGCTTCAACCTGCGCTACGTGCAGACCGGTATCGAAAACGGCGAGCTGTTCATCCGCCTGCGCGGACCGTGGCTGCATGTGATCCTGTTTGAAGTGCCGATGCTCGCCATCGTCAGCGAAGTGCGTAACCGCTACCGCTACCAGACCGTGATCCTCGAACAGGCGCGCGAGCAGCTGTACCGCAAGTTCGACTGGCTGACCGCCAACGCCAGCAGCGATGAGCTATCGGAGCTGCAAGTGGCCGACTTCGGCACGCGTCGGCGCTTCTCGTACCGGGTGCAGGAAGAAGTCGTCAGTGTGCTCAAGCATGACTTCCCGGGGCGTTTTGTCGGCACCAGCAATGTGCACCTGGCCCGTGAGTTCGACATGAAACCGCTGGGCACCATGGCCCATGAATGGATCATGGCCCACCAGCAACTCGGTCCGCGCCTGATCGACAGCCAGATCGCCGCGCTGGATTGCTGGGTCCGCGAATACCGTGGCTTGCTCGGCATTGCCCTGACCGATTGCATCACCACCGACGCCTTCCTGGGCGACTTCGACTTGTACTTCGCCAAGCTGTTCGACGGTTTGCGCCATGACTCCGGCGATCCTGTGCAGTGGGCAGAAAAAGCCATCGCCCACTACCACAAGCTCGGCATCGAGCCGATGAGCAAGACCCTGGTGTTTTCCGACAGCCTGACGCTGCCCAAGGCCCTGGAAATCTTCCGCGCGCTGCGTGGCCGTATCAATGTGAGCTTTGGTATCGGCACCAACCTGACCTGCGATATTCCAGGTGTCGAGCCGATGAGCATCGTGCTTAAAATGACCGCCTGCAATGGCCAGCCCGTCGCGAAGATTTCCGATGAAGCGGGCAAGACCCACTGCACCGATCCGAATTTCGTCGCCTATTTGCGTCACGTTTTCAAAGTACCTGCCCTATCCAGCAAGGAGTGA
- a CDS encoding LysR family transcriptional regulator, with protein sequence MLNRRHLPSITALQCFEAATRHLSFTRAAEELNLTQSAVSKQVAQLEELLQHLLFRRVRRRLQMTPAGDLYLVEVRKILTQVEMSTHYLRSYGGETEVLRVSTPYTFGARWLVPRLKGWRLRHPQIHLDLCNEQEPDELLQGKADMAFYFGQGSRPGTESLMLFSEELIPVCAPESLPTQPFTDPTQLSDLVLLQNASRPQGWHDWFASQGFHTEHSYHGPRFDTFYMCIRAAQVGCGVALLPRFLVEEELADGKLVIPWQHAMPSQDAYYLAYPEHSAEVPKVREFVKWMMEQV encoded by the coding sequence GTGCTGAACAGAAGACATTTGCCCTCGATCACTGCCTTGCAGTGCTTCGAAGCGGCCACCCGCCACCTGAGCTTTACTCGCGCGGCCGAGGAACTGAACCTCACCCAAAGCGCGGTAAGCAAGCAGGTGGCGCAGCTGGAAGAATTGCTGCAGCACCTGCTGTTTCGCCGGGTGCGCCGCCGCTTGCAAATGACCCCAGCGGGCGACCTGTACCTGGTGGAAGTGCGCAAGATCCTCACGCAGGTGGAAATGTCCACGCACTACCTGCGCTCCTACGGCGGCGAAACCGAAGTGCTGCGCGTGTCCACACCCTACACTTTCGGCGCGCGCTGGCTGGTGCCGCGCCTCAAGGGTTGGCGGCTGCGCCACCCGCAGATCCATCTGGACCTGTGCAACGAGCAGGAGCCCGACGAGCTGCTGCAAGGCAAGGCCGATATGGCCTTCTATTTCGGCCAGGGTTCACGCCCCGGTACAGAGAGCCTGATGTTGTTCAGCGAAGAGCTGATTCCCGTGTGTGCGCCAGAGAGCTTGCCCACACAGCCGTTTACTGACCCAACGCAACTGAGCGATCTGGTGCTGCTGCAAAACGCCTCACGGCCGCAAGGTTGGCACGACTGGTTCGCCAGCCAGGGCTTTCACACCGAACACAGCTACCACGGGCCGCGTTTCGACACCTTTTATATGTGCATTCGCGCCGCGCAAGTCGGCTGTGGCGTGGCGCTGTTGCCGCGGTTTCTGGTGGAGGAAGAGTTGGCCGACGGCAAGCTGGTGATTCCCTGGCAGCATGCGATGCCGAGCCAGGATGCGTATTACCTGGCCTATCCGGAGCATTCGGCGGAAGTGCCCAAAGTGCGCGAATTCGTGAAGTGGATGATGGAGCAGGTTTAG
- the amaB gene encoding L-piperidine-6-carboxylate dehydrogenase, whose product MVAALLDRLGVDPALYQSGKQPVHSPIDGSRIGAVNWEGAAEVEQQVSRAEHAFDAWRNVPAPRRGELVRQFGDVLRQYKADLGELVSWEAGKITQEGLGEVQEMIDICDFAVGLSRQLYGLTIASERPGHHMRETWHPLGVVGVISAFNFPVAVWAWNTALALVCGNAVIWKPSEKTPLTALACQALFERVAKQFDGAPAYLSQVIIGGRDAGAALVDDPRVALISATGSTRMGREVAPKVAARFARSILELGGNNAMILGPSADLDMAVRAILFSAVGTAGQRCTTLRRLIAHESVKEEIVTRLKAAYSKVRIGHPLEGNLIGPLIDKHGFDNMQDALEQALSEGGKVFGGKRQLEDTFPNAYYVSPAIVEMPEQSDVVCTETFAPILYVVGYTDFAEALRLNNAVPQGLSSCIFTTDVREAEQFMSAVGSDCGIANVNIGPSGAEIGGAFGGEKETGGGRESGSDAWRGYMRRQTNTVNYSLELPLAQGITFD is encoded by the coding sequence ATGGTTGCCGCATTGCTTGATCGTCTCGGCGTAGACCCGGCGTTGTACCAGTCCGGGAAACAACCGGTGCATTCGCCGATCGATGGCAGCCGCATTGGCGCGGTGAACTGGGAAGGCGCCGCCGAGGTGGAGCAGCAGGTCAGTCGCGCCGAGCATGCATTCGATGCCTGGCGCAACGTGCCGGCGCCGCGCCGTGGCGAACTGGTGCGCCAATTTGGCGATGTACTGCGCCAATACAAGGCTGACCTCGGCGAGCTGGTGTCCTGGGAAGCCGGCAAGATCACCCAGGAAGGCCTGGGCGAAGTGCAGGAAATGATCGACATCTGCGACTTCGCCGTCGGCCTGTCGCGCCAGCTGTACGGCTTGACCATCGCTTCCGAGCGCCCAGGCCACCATATGCGTGAAACCTGGCACCCGCTGGGCGTGGTTGGCGTGATCAGCGCGTTCAACTTCCCCGTGGCTGTGTGGGCATGGAACACCGCCCTGGCGCTGGTCTGCGGCAACGCGGTGATCTGGAAACCGTCAGAAAAGACCCCGCTGACTGCCCTGGCCTGTCAGGCGCTGTTCGAGCGCGTGGCCAAGCAGTTCGACGGCGCCCCGGCGTATCTCAGCCAAGTGATCATCGGTGGCCGCGACGCCGGCGCCGCGTTGGTGGATGATCCGCGCGTGGCCTTGATCAGCGCCACCGGCAGCACCCGCATGGGCCGCGAAGTGGCGCCGAAGGTCGCCGCGCGATTTGCCCGCAGCATCCTGGAACTGGGCGGCAACAACGCGATGATCCTCGGCCCGAGCGCCGACCTGGACATGGCCGTGCGCGCCATCCTGTTCAGCGCCGTCGGCACCGCCGGCCAGCGTTGCACCACGCTGCGTCGGCTGATCGCCCACGAATCGGTCAAGGAAGAAATCGTCACCCGCCTCAAGGCCGCCTATTCCAAGGTGCGCATCGGCCACCCCCTGGAAGGCAACCTGATTGGCCCGCTGATCGACAAGCACGGCTTCGATAACATGCAGGACGCCCTGGAACAAGCCTTGAGCGAGGGCGGCAAGGTGTTCGGCGGCAAGCGTCAACTGGAAGATACATTCCCCAACGCCTACTACGTGTCGCCGGCCATCGTGGAAATGCCCGAGCAGAGCGATGTGGTATGCACCGAGACCTTCGCGCCGATCCTGTACGTGGTTGGCTACACCGACTTCGCTGAAGCGCTGCGCCTGAACAACGCTGTGCCGCAAGGTCTGTCATCGTGCATCTTCACCACCGATGTGCGTGAGGCCGAGCAGTTCATGTCGGCGGTGGGCAGTGACTGCGGCATCGCCAACGTCAATATTGGCCCAAGCGGTGCTGAAATCGGCGGCGCGTTTGGCGGCGAGAAAGAGACGGGCGGCGGGCGTGAGTCGGGTTCGGATGCGTGGCGCGGGTACATGCGTCGCCAGACCAATACCGTGAACTATTCGCTGGAATTGCCGTTGGCCCAGGGCATTACTTTCGACTGA
- the amaA gene encoding L-pipecolate oxidase, with translation MALRETCLWEHLTPGRPDRAALKGEVKVDVCVIGAGITGLSAAIHLLEQGKSVAVLEAHRTGHGGSGRNVGLVNAGLWIPPDDIEAGFGEAVGSQLNRMLGAAPALVFSLIDKYAIDCQLRREGTLHMAHNARGEADLRSREEQWKRRGAPVELLTGQACEQATGTKKISAALLDRRAGTLNPMAYTTGLANAAVGLGGRLFDHSPVTQLERQGQDWSVQTANGSVQAAQVVIASNAYTEGEWTELRRNFFPGYYYQVASAPLTDDAARQILPGGQGSWDTRQVLSSIRRDADGRLLLGSLGNGNQKPAWFLKAWADRVQQHYFPYLNSVQWEFTWTGCIAFTPDHLMRLFEPAPGLVAVTGYNGRGVTTGSVVGKAFADYLCHQDPQALPIPFAPMQPLARAGLRSCLYEAGFSLYHAGQCLRIVI, from the coding sequence ATGGCACTGCGCGAAACATGTTTGTGGGAACACCTCACACCTGGCCGGCCGGACCGCGCCGCGCTCAAGGGCGAGGTCAAGGTGGATGTGTGCGTGATCGGCGCCGGGATCACCGGTCTGTCGGCGGCCATTCACTTGCTGGAACAGGGTAAAAGCGTCGCCGTGCTGGAGGCTCACCGTACCGGTCATGGCGGTTCGGGGCGCAACGTGGGACTGGTCAACGCCGGCCTGTGGATCCCGCCGGACGACATCGAAGCCGGTTTCGGCGAGGCGGTGGGCAGCCAGCTCAACCGCATGCTGGGCGCGGCACCGGCGCTGGTGTTCAGCCTGATCGACAAATACGCCATCGATTGCCAATTGCGCCGCGAGGGCACTTTGCACATGGCGCACAACGCCCGTGGCGAGGCGGATCTGCGCAGTCGTGAAGAACAATGGAAGCGCCGTGGCGCGCCAGTGGAACTGCTCACCGGCCAGGCCTGTGAGCAAGCCACCGGGACTAAAAAGATCTCCGCCGCCTTGCTGGACCGGCGCGCCGGCACCTTGAACCCGATGGCCTATACCACTGGTTTGGCGAATGCAGCCGTGGGGTTGGGTGGGCGACTGTTCGACCATTCGCCGGTCACGCAACTGGAGCGCCAGGGCCAGGACTGGTCCGTGCAAACCGCCAACGGCTCGGTGCAGGCTGCACAGGTAGTGATCGCTTCCAACGCCTACACCGAGGGCGAATGGACCGAGCTGCGGCGCAATTTTTTCCCCGGTTACTACTATCAGGTCGCGTCGGCCCCGCTGACGGACGATGCCGCCCGGCAGATCCTTCCCGGCGGCCAGGGTTCATGGGACACGCGCCAGGTGCTGAGCAGCATCCGTCGCGATGCCGATGGCCGTCTGTTGCTCGGCAGCCTGGGCAACGGTAACCAGAAACCGGCCTGGTTCCTCAAGGCCTGGGCCGATCGGGTGCAACAGCATTACTTCCCGTACCTCAACTCGGTGCAGTGGGAATTCACCTGGACCGGCTGCATCGCCTTTACCCCGGATCACCTGATGCGGTTGTTCGAACCGGCGCCTGGCCTGGTGGCCGTAACGGGTTATAACGGGCGCGGCGTGACCACCGGCAGCGTGGTCGGCAAGGCGTTTGCCGACTACTTATGTCACCAGGACCCACAGGCGTTGCCGATTCCTTTCGCGCCGATGCAACCGCTGGCGCGGGCGGGCTTGCGCAGCTGCCTTTATGAAGCCGGTTTCTCGCTGTACCACGCAGGCCAATGCCTGAGGATCGTGATCTGA
- a CDS encoding branched-chain amino acid ABC transporter substrate-binding protein translates to MSQTFYKKGFLALAVAAALGVSTFVQADVKIGVAGPMTGANASFGEQYMKGAQAAADSINKAGGINGEKIVLVAGDDACEPKQAVAVANRLADQDKVIGVVGHFCSSNTIPASEVYDEAGIIAITPGSTNPQVTERGLGAMFRMCGRDDQQGIVAGDYIVDVLKGKKVAVINDKDTYGKGLADATAAQLTKRGVKPVLEEGLTRGEKDFSALVTKIRSTGADVVYFGGLHPEAGPLVRQIREAGLKDVKFMSDDGIVTDELVATAGGKQYVDGVYMTFGADPRLLPDSKAVVDEFRKAGYEPEGYTLYAYASVQTLAAAFNGAKSNKGEDASKWLKAHPVQTVMGKKEWDGKGDLKISDYVVYQWDKDGKYHQLEKQK, encoded by the coding sequence ATGTCCCAGACGTTTTACAAGAAAGGTTTTCTGGCCCTCGCCGTTGCTGCGGCGCTGGGTGTTTCTACGTTTGTTCAAGCTGATGTGAAGATCGGCGTAGCGGGGCCGATGACCGGTGCCAACGCGTCGTTCGGCGAGCAGTACATGAAGGGTGCCCAGGCGGCGGCCGATTCGATCAACAAGGCCGGCGGCATCAATGGCGAAAAAATCGTGCTGGTGGCCGGTGACGACGCTTGCGAACCCAAGCAGGCCGTGGCCGTGGCCAACCGCCTCGCGGACCAGGACAAGGTGATCGGCGTGGTCGGGCACTTCTGCTCGTCCAACACCATCCCGGCCTCCGAGGTGTATGACGAAGCGGGCATCATCGCGATCACCCCAGGCTCCACCAACCCACAAGTGACCGAACGTGGCCTGGGCGCCATGTTCCGCATGTGCGGCCGTGACGACCAGCAAGGCATCGTGGCCGGCGACTACATCGTCGACGTGCTCAAGGGCAAGAAAGTCGCGGTCATCAACGATAAGGACACCTACGGTAAAGGCCTGGCCGACGCCACCGCTGCCCAGTTGACCAAGCGCGGCGTCAAGCCGGTGCTGGAAGAAGGCCTGACCCGTGGCGAGAAAGACTTCAGCGCCCTGGTCACCAAGATCCGCTCCACCGGCGCCGACGTGGTTTACTTCGGCGGGCTGCACCCGGAAGCCGGTCCCCTGGTTCGCCAGATCCGTGAAGCCGGCCTCAAGGACGTGAAGTTCATGTCCGATGACGGCATCGTGACCGACGAACTCGTGGCGACCGCCGGTGGCAAGCAATACGTCGACGGCGTGTACATGACCTTCGGCGCCGACCCGCGCCTGCTGCCGGACAGCAAGGCCGTGGTGGACGAGTTCCGCAAAGCGGGCTACGAGCCGGAAGGCTACACCCTGTACGCCTACGCGTCGGTCCAGACCCTGGCGGCCGCCTTCAACGGTGCCAAGTCCAACAAGGGCGAAGACGCCTCCAAGTGGCTCAAGGCGCACCCGGTCCAGACCGTGATGGGCAAGAAGGAATGGGACGGCAAGGGCGACCTGAAAATCTCCGACTACGTGGTTTACCAGTGGGACAAGGACGGCAAATACCACCAGTTGGAAAAGCAGAAGTAA
- a CDS encoding ABC transporter permease subunit: MDGIFLQQLVNGLTLGSVYGLIAIGYTMVYGIIGMINFAHGEVYMISAYLAAISLALLAYFGIESFPLLILGTLVFTVVVTGVYGWVIERVAYKPLRNSTRLAPLISAIGISLILQNYAQIAQGAKQQGIPTLLAGAWRVDIGTGFVQLTYTKVFILVAAFAGMALLTYIIKYTKLGRMCRATQQDRKMASILGINTDRVISYVFVIGAAMAALAGVLITLNYGTFDFYAGFIIGIKAFTAAVLGGIGSLPGAMLGGIILGISESLFSGLINSDYKDVFSFSLLVVILIFRPQGLLGRPLVAKV; encoded by the coding sequence ATGGATGGTATTTTCCTGCAGCAACTGGTCAACGGCCTGACCCTCGGGTCGGTCTATGGCCTGATCGCCATCGGCTACACAATGGTCTATGGCATCATTGGCATGATCAACTTCGCCCACGGCGAGGTTTATATGATTTCCGCTTACCTCGCGGCGATCAGTCTGGCACTGCTGGCTTACTTCGGCATCGAATCCTTCCCGCTGCTCATCCTCGGCACCCTGGTCTTCACCGTCGTCGTCACCGGCGTATACGGTTGGGTCATCGAGCGTGTCGCCTACAAACCGCTGCGCAACTCCACCCGCCTGGCACCGCTGATCAGCGCCATCGGTATCTCTCTGATCCTGCAGAACTACGCGCAGATCGCCCAGGGCGCCAAGCAACAAGGGATTCCAACCCTGCTGGCCGGGGCCTGGCGTGTCGACATCGGCACAGGGTTCGTGCAGCTCACGTACACCAAGGTGTTCATCCTCGTGGCGGCGTTTGCCGGCATGGCGTTGCTGACCTACATCATCAAGTACACCAAGCTCGGCCGCATGTGCCGCGCCACCCAGCAAGACCGCAAGATGGCCTCGATCCTCGGCATCAACACCGACCGGGTGATCTCCTATGTGTTCGTCATCGGCGCCGCCATGGCTGCATTGGCCGGCGTGCTGATCACGCTCAACTACGGCACTTTCGACTTCTATGCCGGCTTCATCATCGGCATCAAGGCGTTTACCGCAGCGGTACTCGGCGGCATCGGCTCCCTGCCTGGGGCGATGCTGGGCGGGATCATCCTCGGTATCTCCGAGTCGTTGTTCTCGGGGTTGATCAACTCTGACTACAAAGACGTGTTCAGTTTCTCCCTGCTGGTGGTGATTCTGATTTTCCGTCCCCAGGGCCTGCTTGGTCGCCCACTCGTGGCGAAGGTGTAA
- the livM gene encoding high-affinity branched-chain amino acid ABC transporter permease LivM → MSAAKPIDIKKSVVDTVLAGLISLIVFGPIVGVVLDGYSFNLEPARVGLLVAIVMVGRFAMSLFLQTPKGVKILQGFESSGSGVHVLAPDYKSRLRWIIPALIVIAIVFPIFANKYLLTVVILGLIYVLLGLGLNIVVGLAGLLDLGYVAFYAIGAYGLALGYQYLGLGFWTVLPLAAIAAALAGCILGFPVLRMHGDYLAIVTLGFGEIIRLVLNNWLSFTGGPNGMPVPSPTFLGLEFGRRAKDGGIPFHEFFGIDYNPNIKFLFIYIVLFLVVLAVLYIKHRLTRMPVGRAWEALREDEIACRSMGLNHVLVKLSAFTIGASTAGLAGVFFASYQGFVNPSSFTFFESALILAIVVLGGMGSTVGVVIAAFVLTVAPELLRSFSEYRVLLFGVLMVVMMIWRPRGLIRISRTGVTPRKGVFVKGETP, encoded by the coding sequence ATGTCTGCTGCCAAACCCATCGATATCAAGAAAAGTGTGGTCGATACGGTCCTTGCCGGGCTGATTTCGCTGATCGTGTTCGGTCCGATCGTCGGCGTTGTACTCGACGGCTACAGCTTCAACCTGGAACCGGCCCGCGTGGGCCTGTTGGTCGCCATCGTGATGGTCGGCCGCTTTGCCATGAGTCTGTTCCTGCAAACCCCCAAGGGCGTGAAGATCCTGCAGGGCTTCGAGAGCAGTGGCTCCGGCGTGCACGTGCTGGCGCCGGACTACAAGTCGCGGCTGCGCTGGATCATCCCGGCGCTGATCGTGATCGCCATCGTGTTCCCGATCTTCGCCAACAAATACCTGCTCACCGTGGTCATCCTCGGCCTGATCTACGTACTGCTGGGCCTGGGCCTGAACATCGTGGTCGGCCTGGCCGGTTTGCTCGACCTGGGTTACGTAGCGTTCTACGCCATCGGCGCCTACGGGTTGGCGCTGGGTTATCAATACCTCGGCCTGGGCTTCTGGACGGTGCTGCCACTGGCCGCCATCGCGGCGGCTCTAGCGGGGTGCATACTCGGGTTCCCGGTGCTGCGAATGCACGGTGACTACCTGGCCATTGTGACCCTGGGCTTTGGTGAAATCATCCGTTTGGTGCTCAACAACTGGCTGTCGTTCACTGGCGGGCCGAACGGCATGCCGGTGCCATCGCCGACCTTTCTCGGCCTGGAGTTCGGCAGGCGTGCGAAGGATGGCGGGATTCCGTTCCATGAGTTCTTCGGCATCGACTACAACCCCAATATCAAGTTTTTGTTTATCTACATCGTGCTGTTCCTGGTGGTACTGGCCGTGCTGTACATCAAACACCGCCTGACCCGCATGCCGGTCGGCCGCGCCTGGGAAGCCTTGCGCGAAGATGAGATCGCTTGCCGCTCGATGGGCCTGAACCACGTACTGGTCAAGCTCTCGGCGTTCACCATCGGGGCCTCCACCGCCGGTTTGGCCGGGGTGTTCTTTGCCAGCTACCAGGGCTTCGTCAACCCGTCGTCGTTTACCTTCTTCGAGTCGGCGCTGATCCTGGCCATTGTGGTATTGGGTGGCATGGGCTCGACGGTCGGCGTGGTGATCGCGGCGTTCGTATTGACCGTCGCACCGGAACTGCTGCGCAGCTTCTCCGAATACCGCGTGCTGCTGTTTGGCGTGTTGATGGTGGTGATGATGATCTGGCGACCGCGTGGCCTGATTCGGATCAGCCGTACCGGTGTGACGCCACGTAAAGGCGTCTTTGTGAAAGGAGAGACGCCATGA
- a CDS encoding ABC transporter ATP-binding protein produces MSKEVVLSVEHLMMHFGGIKALSDVSLKVERNSIFALIGPNGAGKTTVFNCLTGFYKASGGKIQLNVRGKQTDVIQLLGERFKAVDFVSPKSFFSRVYYKMFGGTHLVNRAGLARTFQNIRLFKEMSVLENLLVAQHMWVNRNMLAGILNTKGYRKAESDALDCAFYWLEVVDLVDCANRLAGELSYGQQRRLEIARAMCTRPQIICLDEPAAGLNPQETEALSAMIRLLRDEHDLTVVLIEHDMGMVMSISDHIVVLDHGNVIAEGGPDAIRNDPKVIAAYLGADEEELV; encoded by the coding sequence ATGAGCAAGGAAGTCGTGCTGTCCGTGGAACACCTGATGATGCACTTCGGCGGCATCAAGGCCTTGAGCGATGTGAGCCTCAAGGTCGAGCGCAACTCGATCTTCGCCCTGATCGGCCCCAACGGCGCCGGCAAGACCACGGTGTTCAACTGCCTTACCGGCTTTTATAAAGCCAGTGGCGGCAAGATCCAGCTCAACGTGCGTGGCAAGCAGACTGACGTGATCCAACTGCTCGGCGAGCGTTTCAAGGCCGTCGACTTTGTGTCGCCAAAAAGTTTCTTCAGCCGCGTGTACTACAAAATGTTCGGCGGTACCCACCTGGTCAACCGCGCGGGCCTGGCGCGCACGTTCCAGAACATTCGCCTGTTCAAGGAAATGTCGGTGCTGGAAAACCTGCTGGTGGCTCAGCACATGTGGGTCAACCGCAACATGCTCGCCGGCATCCTCAACACCAAGGGCTACCGCAAGGCCGAAAGCGACGCGCTCGATTGCGCGTTCTACTGGCTTGAAGTGGTCGACCTGGTGGACTGCGCCAACCGCCTGGCCGGTGAGCTTTCCTACGGCCAGCAGCGGCGCCTGGAAATCGCCCGCGCCATGTGCACCCGCCCGCAGATCATCTGCCTGGACGAACCGGCAGCCGGCCTCAACCCCCAGGAAACCGAAGCCCTCAGCGCGATGATTCGCCTGCTGCGCGACGAACACGACCTCACGGTGGTGCTGATCGAACACGACATGGGCATGGTAATGAGTATTTCCGACCACATCGTGGTGCTCGACCACGGCAACGTGATCGCCGAAGGCGGGCCGGACGCGATCCGCAACGACCCGAAAGTGATTGCCGCTTACCTGGGCGCCGACGAAGAGGAACTGGTATGA
- a CDS encoding ABC transporter ATP-binding protein, with protein MSGPILEMKDLDVFYGPIQALKKVSLYINEGETVSLIGSNGAGKSTLLMSIFGQPRAESGQILYNGVDITHKSSHYIASNGIAQSPEGRRVFPDMTVEENLLMGTIPIGDKFASEDMQRMFELFPRLKERRNQRAMTMSGGEQQMLAIARALMSRPKLLLLDEPSLGLAPIVVKQIFSTLRELASTGMTIFLVEQNANHALRLSDRAYVMVNGEIRLTGTGKELLVNEEVRNAYLGGH; from the coding sequence ATGAGCGGACCTATCCTCGAAATGAAAGACCTGGACGTGTTCTACGGCCCGATCCAGGCCCTGAAGAAAGTCTCGCTGTACATCAACGAAGGCGAAACCGTCAGCCTGATCGGCTCCAACGGCGCGGGCAAATCCACGTTGCTGATGTCGATCTTCGGCCAACCACGGGCCGAGTCGGGGCAGATCCTCTACAACGGCGTCGACATTACCCACAAGTCCTCGCACTACATCGCCTCCAACGGCATTGCGCAGTCGCCGGAAGGGCGGCGGGTGTTCCCCGACATGACCGTCGAGGAAAACCTGCTGATGGGCACCATCCCCATTGGCGACAAGTTCGCCAGCGAGGATATGCAGCGCATGTTCGAGCTGTTCCCACGGCTCAAGGAGCGCCGTAACCAGCGTGCCATGACCATGTCCGGCGGCGAGCAGCAGATGCTCGCCATCGCCCGCGCGCTGATGAGCCGGCCCAAGCTGTTGCTGCTGGACGAACCGAGCCTGGGCCTGGCACCGATTGTGGTGAAGCAGATTTTCTCGACCCTGCGCGAGTTGGCATCCACCGGCATGACCATCTTCCTGGTGGAGCAGAACGCCAACCATGCGCTGCGCTTGTCGGACCGGGCGTATGTGATGGTCAACGGTGAGATTCGCCTGACGGGCACCGGTAAGGAATTGCTGGTGAATGAGGAAGTGCGCAACGCCTACCTGGGTGGGCACTGA